A window from Gopherus flavomarginatus isolate rGopFla2 chromosome 4, rGopFla2.mat.asm, whole genome shotgun sequence encodes these proteins:
- the INSM1 gene encoding insulinoma-associated protein 1 translates to MPRGFLVKRNRRATPISYRVRCGQEGEPELLLFAGRQQLCSPPLPSAGPDPAAPTAPREPPPLPPHKPVQFGTPEAVCQALYSPTRPVSKEHEKKSLERSFNLGSPVSAESFPTPAVPSTMDPLLFAPAELKLWASSSSSPAETSGPQRSTQSGPHRDTHCSTQGPQSGTHCSAQGVPSSTHSDTHCSTQSATLCSGQTSAGTRSLSALLPASARPQPKRPPAGSEPGKHKPPAAKKAKAIRKLNFEDEVTTSPVLGLKIKEGPVEPPRARGAGGPGPRPLGEFICQLCKEEYADPFALAQHKCSRIVRVEYRCPECDKVFSCPANLASHRRWHKPRPAPSAPPPPAKAPEEQLQPKEAGGSSSERDTPSPGSGGGGSESGSEEGLYECPTCARRFRRQAYLRKHLLGHEPGPGPERTGSEESPSPGPGAPTASECHLCPVCGETFPSKGGQERHLRLLHSAQVFPCKYCPATFYSSPGLTRHINKCHPSENRQVILLQLPVRPAC, encoded by the coding sequence ATGCCCCGAGGGTTCCTGGTGAAAAGGAACCGGAGGGCCACGCCGATCTCCTACCGGGTCCGCTGCGGCCAGGAGGGCGAGCCCGAGCTGCTGCTGTTCGCCGgccgccagcagctctgctctccacccctcccctccgcCGGCCCCGATCCGGCGGCCCCCACCGCGCCCCGGGAGCCGCCGCCGCTGCCGCCCCACAAGCCCGTGCAGTTCGGCACCCCCGAGGCCGTGTGTCAGGCGCTGTACAGCCCCACCCGGCCAGTCAGCAAGGAGCACGAGAAGAAATCCTTGGAGCGCAGCTTCAACCTGGGCTCGCCGGTCTCCGCAGAGTCCTTCCCGACCCCGGCGGTGCCCAGCACCATGGACCCGCTGCTCTTCGCCCCGGCCGAGCTCAAACTGtgggcctcctcctcctccagccccgcGGAGACCAGCGGGCCCCAGCGCAGCACCCAGAGCGGCCCCCACAGAGACACCCACTGCAGCACCCAAGGGCCCCAGAGCGGCACCCACTGCAGCGCCCAGGGCGTGCCCAGCAGCACCCACAGTGACACCCACTGCAGCACCCAGAGCGCCACTCTCTGCAGCGGCCAGACGAGCGCCGGCACCCGCAGCCTgtccgccctgctgcccgcctcCGCCCGCCCCCAGCCCAAGCGGCCCCCCGCCGGCTCGGAGCCCGGCAAGCACAAGCCCCCGGCCGCTAAGAAAGCCAAAGCCATCCGCAAGCTGAACTTCGAGGACGAGGTGACCACGTCGCCGGTGCTAGGGCTGAAGATCAAGGAGGGGCCGGTGGAGCCGCCCCGGGCGCGGGGAGCGGGCGGGCCGGGCCCGCGGCCGCTGGGCGAGTTCATCTGCCAGCTGTGCAAGGAGGAGTACGCCGACCCCTTCGCCCTGGCGCAGCACAAGTGCTCGCGCATCGTGCGCGTGGAGTACCGCTGCCCCGAGTGCGACAAGGTCTTCAGCTGCCCGGCCAACCTGGCCTCGCACCGCCGCTGGCACAAGCCGCGGCCGGCCCCCAGCGCCCCGCCGCCGCCCGCCAAGGCGCCCgaggagcagctgcagcccaAGGAGGCCGGAGGCAGCAGCAGCGAACGGGACACGCCCAGCCCCggcagcggcggcggcggctcggAGTCCGGCTCCGAGGAGGGGCTGTACGAGTGCCCCACCTGCGCCCGCCGGTTCCGCCGCCAGGCCTACCTCCGCAAGCACCTGCTGGGCCACGAGCCGGGGCCCGGTCCGGAGCGGACCGGCTCGGAGGAaagccccagccccggccccggcgCGCCGACCGCTAGCGAGTGCCACCTGTGCCCGGTGTGCGGGGAAACCTTCCCCAGCAAGGGCGGCCAGGAGCGGCACCTGCGCCTGCTGCACTCGGCGCAGGTCTTCCCCTGCAAGTACTGCCCGGCCACCTTCTACAGCTCGCCCGGTCTCACCCGCCACATCAACAAGTGCCACCCCTCGGAGAACCGGCAGGTCATCCTGCTGCAGCTGCCCGTGCGCCCCGCCTGCTAA